A window of the Hordeum vulgare subsp. vulgare chromosome 5H, MorexV3_pseudomolecules_assembly, whole genome shotgun sequence genome harbors these coding sequences:
- the LOC123395711 gene encoding protein WIR1A-like has protein sequence MASTGRRPRVLLQIALFVVVAAVIINSSVCLGAVAGSGALDTNRPDFPPPGGVPYPGRKCSTLYKCRGGGPPAGRKAGYNKVGLILRIKGKKKRREKKREHHPRK, from the exons ATGGCTTCAACCGGCCGTCGTCCCAGGGTGCTCTTGCAGATCGCTCTCTTCGTCGTCGTCGCGGCGGTCATCATCAACAGCTCGGTCTGCCTTGGAGCCGTCGCAG GCTCTGGTGCTCTCGACACTAACCGCCCTGATTTCCCGCCGCCGGGTGGTGTTCCATACCCCGGCCGGAAGTGCAGCACACTTTACAAATGTCGTGGTGGTGGACCACCCGCAG GTAGAAAGGCGGGCTACAACAAGGTGGGATTGATTCTAAGGATCAAgggaaaaaagaagaggagagaaaaaaaaagggaacatCATCCCAGAAAATAA